A genome region from Natranaeroarchaeum sulfidigenes includes the following:
- a CDS encoding beta-CASP ribonuclease aCPSF1, with the protein MSSVDRQLDDLHETITSELPADITVSDVKYEGPELVVYTRDPKKFARQGDLIRQLASKLRKRITVRPDPDALERPRDAREKVMKVIPDEAGVTDLDFHEDTGEVVIEAEKPGMVIGRHGSTLRDITKEVGWTPEVVRTPPIESSTVSNVRNFLKQERDERRDILERVGRQIHREEMSDDEYVRITTLGCCREVGRAAFILSTPETRILIDCGDKPGAEGEVPYLQVPEALGAGAQNLDAVVLTHAHLDHSALIPILFKYGYDGPIYTTEPTRDLMGLLQLDYLDVAAKEGRAPPYDSEQVREAIKHTIPLEYGDVTDIAPDVKLTMHNAGHILGSAVTHFHIGDGLYNVAFSGDIHYDDTRLFNGAVNDFPRVETLVMESTYGGRNDYQTDQDDAEERLKQVINDTHDRGGKVLIPAFAVGRSQEMMLVLEEAMRSGDIPEMPVHLDGMIWEATAIHTTYPEYLRDDLRDRIFHEDKNPFLADQFNHIDAGEDERQEIADGGPCIILTTSGMVTGGPIMSWLRHLASEEESTLTFVGYQAQGTLGRRLQSGWDEVPINDGESGRGSKISLKMDVETVDGFSGHADRQGLMNFVKTMNPRPEKVLCVHGDESSTQDLSSALYHEHNIRTFAPKNLETFRFL; encoded by the coding sequence ATGAGTTCCGTTGATCGACAACTCGACGACCTACACGAAACGATTACCAGCGAATTGCCGGCGGATATCACGGTCTCCGATGTCAAATACGAGGGACCGGAGCTCGTCGTCTACACGCGTGATCCAAAGAAGTTCGCGCGTCAGGGTGACCTGATTCGACAGCTCGCCAGCAAGCTGCGTAAACGAATTACCGTTCGACCGGATCCCGATGCCCTCGAACGTCCACGTGACGCCAGAGAGAAGGTGATGAAGGTCATCCCCGACGAGGCGGGCGTCACGGATCTCGACTTCCACGAGGACACCGGCGAGGTCGTGATCGAGGCCGAGAAACCAGGCATGGTGATCGGTCGCCACGGCTCGACGCTCCGGGACATCACCAAGGAAGTCGGCTGGACACCCGAGGTCGTCCGGACGCCGCCGATCGAGTCCTCGACGGTCTCGAACGTCCGGAACTTCCTCAAACAGGAACGTGACGAGCGCCGCGACATCCTCGAACGCGTCGGGCGACAGATCCACCGTGAGGAGATGTCCGACGACGAGTACGTTCGCATTACGACGCTTGGATGCTGTCGTGAGGTCGGCCGTGCGGCGTTCATTCTGAGCACGCCGGAGACCCGCATTCTCATCGACTGTGGCGACAAGCCCGGTGCGGAGGGCGAAGTGCCGTATCTGCAGGTGCCCGAGGCGCTCGGCGCTGGCGCGCAGAACCTCGATGCAGTCGTCCTGACACACGCCCACCTGGACCACTCCGCGCTCATTCCGATCCTGTTCAAGTACGGCTACGACGGGCCGATCTATACGACCGAACCCACTCGCGACCTGATGGGGCTGCTCCAGCTGGACTACCTCGATGTCGCCGCAAAAGAAGGTCGGGCTCCACCGTACGACTCCGAGCAGGTCCGGGAGGCGATCAAACACACCATCCCGCTTGAGTACGGCGACGTCACCGATATCGCGCCGGACGTCAAACTCACTATGCACAACGCGGGCCACATCCTCGGCTCGGCAGTCACCCATTTCCACATCGGCGACGGGCTCTACAACGTCGCGTTTTCGGGCGACATCCACTACGACGACACCCGTCTGTTCAACGGCGCAGTCAACGACTTCCCGCGCGTCGAGACGCTCGTGATGGAGTCGACCTACGGCGGCCGGAACGACTACCAGACCGATCAGGACGACGCCGAGGAGCGGCTCAAACAGGTCATCAACGACACCCACGACCGTGGTGGGAAGGTGTTGATCCCCGCGTTCGCGGTCGGCCGATCGCAGGAGATGATGCTCGTCCTCGAAGAGGCGATGCGCAGCGGCGATATACCCGAAATGCCGGTCCATCTCGACGGGATGATCTGGGAGGCGACGGCGATCCATACGACTTACCCCGAGTACCTGCGTGACGACCTGCGCGATCGGATCTTCCACGAGGACAAGAACCCGTTCCTCGCCGATCAGTTCAACCACATCGACGCCGGCGAGGACGAACGACAGGAGATCGCCGACGGCGGCCCCTGTATCATCCTCACGACCTCCGGTATGGTCACCGGCGGCCCGATCATGTCCTGGCTGCGCCACCTCGCCAGCGAGGAGGAGAGCACGCTCACCTTCGTCGGCTATCAGGCGCAGGGAACGCTCGGCCGTCGCCTCCAGAGTGGCTGGGACGAAGTCCCCATCAACGACGGCGAGAGCGGCCGTGGATCGAAAATCAGCCTCAAGATGGACGTCGAGACGGTCGACGGCTTCTCGGGTCACGCCGACCGACAGGGTCTGATGAACTTCGTGAAGACGATGAACCCGCGTCCCGAGAAGGTGCTCTGTGTCCACGGCGACGAGTCCTCGACACAGGACCTCTCCTCCGCGCTGTATCACGAACACAACATCCGGACGTTCGCGCCGAAGAACCTCGAAACGTTCCGGTTCCTCTAG
- a CDS encoding potassium channel family protein, translated as MTPAAKGPLANRPFLRRALPPVGSLVAVVLASIGGFVLLADVGPIEAAYWLISPANIGIHFREHAGPETIVKAFAVTSRVALVVASLWIGQTVVAALFGGQITEELKRVQQERTIANLENHTVVCGYGMFGRTVVEQLEAVGRDIVVIEREQDVVVRAERDGHLVVDGDAIREAVQRRAAVDTAETIVAGIDDTNANIQIAIVARELAPRAELIVRIGDGEYEQLARRAGADTVVIPEIMSGKDVAEELRG; from the coding sequence GTGACGCCTGCCGCCAAGGGACCGCTCGCGAACCGACCGTTTCTCCGGCGAGCACTACCGCCAGTAGGTTCGCTCGTAGCGGTTGTACTTGCCTCGATCGGCGGGTTCGTCCTCCTCGCAGATGTCGGGCCCATCGAGGCCGCCTATTGGCTCATCAGTCCGGCGAACATCGGCATCCACTTCCGGGAGCACGCCGGCCCCGAAACGATCGTCAAGGCCTTTGCCGTCACGAGCCGGGTCGCCCTCGTCGTGGCGAGCCTCTGGATCGGTCAGACAGTCGTCGCGGCGCTCTTTGGCGGACAGATCACGGAGGAGCTCAAACGCGTGCAACAGGAACGAACAATCGCAAACCTGGAAAATCACACCGTCGTCTGTGGGTACGGGATGTTCGGGCGAACCGTCGTCGAACAACTGGAGGCCGTCGGGCGGGATATCGTCGTCATCGAACGCGAGCAAGACGTCGTCGTTCGCGCCGAGCGGGACGGTCACCTCGTCGTCGACGGCGACGCGATCCGAGAGGCAGTACAGCGACGCGCCGCGGTCGACACCGCCGAAACGATCGTTGCAGGTATCGACGACACGAACGCCAACATCCAGATCGCTATCGTCGCGCGCGAGCTCGCCCCCCGGGCGGAACTCATCGTCCGCATCGGTGATGGCGAGTACGAGCAGTTAGCACGCCGTGCTGGCGCGGACACCGTCGTCATCCCCGAAATAATGAGTGGAAAAGACGTTGCCGAGGAACTACGCGGGTAG
- the proS gene encoding proline--tRNA ligase: protein MSEQELGITESKEYATGDWYAEVVQKAKLADYAPMGGFIVTRPRGYALWEALQDRLDGWFKETGVTNAYFPMFIPESFLEREKDIVEGFDPEVAWVTHGGHDELEERLAVRPTSESIIAPFMAEWTRSHRDLPLRLNQWCSVVRWEATETKPFFRTKEFLWQEGHTAHEDEGGAWDETMLRLDQYEQLFEDVLAIPVMRGRKPEHDKFPGAHTTTTVEALMPDGKSVQSATSHYLGTSFAEAFDLTYTDENEDEQVAHTTSWGLSWRSLGALIMTHSDDQGLVLPPTIAPTQVAIVPIWQEDTKDDVLEYAEEIADELEAAGISVELDDRDERNPGFKFNEHELNGVPVRFEIGPHEVEDEEVTIVHRPDGESIVEDREDIAETAEEHFDDVYDKLYDAAEENLEENVREAESPPEILGTIGQHGGYVECGWCGDEACETVIKDEIAAEIVMCPLDRDEEPVHDKCAICDDPAEETAYFARTY, encoded by the coding sequence ATGAGCGAGCAAGAACTCGGTATCACCGAGAGCAAGGAGTACGCGACCGGCGACTGGTACGCCGAAGTCGTCCAGAAGGCGAAACTCGCGGATTATGCCCCCATGGGCGGATTTATCGTCACACGCCCACGGGGATATGCACTCTGGGAAGCACTACAGGATCGGCTCGACGGCTGGTTCAAAGAGACCGGCGTGACCAACGCCTACTTCCCGATGTTCATCCCCGAAAGCTTCCTCGAACGGGAGAAAGACATCGTCGAAGGGTTCGATCCCGAGGTCGCCTGGGTCACCCACGGCGGTCACGACGAACTCGAAGAGCGCCTCGCCGTCCGCCCGACCAGCGAGAGTATCATCGCCCCTTTCATGGCCGAGTGGACGCGCAGCCATCGGGACCTCCCCTTGCGCCTGAACCAGTGGTGTAGCGTGGTCCGGTGGGAAGCCACCGAGACCAAACCCTTCTTCCGCACCAAGGAGTTCCTCTGGCAGGAGGGCCACACCGCCCACGAGGACGAGGGCGGAGCCTGGGACGAGACGATGCTCCGGCTCGATCAGTACGAGCAGCTGTTCGAGGACGTCCTCGCGATTCCGGTCATGCGCGGCCGCAAGCCCGAACACGACAAGTTCCCCGGCGCACACACCACGACGACGGTCGAGGCGCTGATGCCCGACGGGAAGTCCGTCCAGAGCGCGACAAGTCACTACCTCGGAACGAGCTTTGCCGAAGCGTTCGATCTCACCTACACCGACGAGAACGAGGACGAACAGGTCGCTCACACCACCTCGTGGGGACTGTCGTGGCGCTCGCTGGGCGCGCTGATCATGACCCACAGCGACGATCAGGGGCTCGTCCTCCCCCCTACCATCGCACCCACACAGGTCGCGATCGTCCCCATCTGGCAGGAAGACACGAAAGACGACGTGCTGGAGTACGCCGAGGAGATCGCCGACGAGCTCGAGGCGGCAGGCATCTCCGTCGAACTGGACGACCGGGACGAGCGCAATCCCGGTTTCAAGTTCAACGAACACGAGCTAAACGGCGTCCCGGTCCGCTTCGAGATCGGCCCCCACGAGGTCGAGGACGAAGAAGTCACGATCGTCCACCGTCCCGACGGCGAATCGATCGTCGAGGATCGCGAGGATATCGCCGAGACGGCCGAGGAACACTTCGACGACGTGTACGACAAACTGTACGACGCCGCCGAGGAGAACTTAGAGGAAAACGTCCGCGAGGCCGAGAGCCCGCCCGAGATCCTCGGGACCATCGGCCAGCACGGCGGCTACGTCGAATGTGGCTGGTGTGGTGACGAGGCCTGCGAGACCGTGATCAAAGACGAGATCGCCGCCGAAATCGTCATGTGCCCGCTCGATCGTGACGAGGAGCCGGTCCACGACAAGTGTGCGATCTGTGACGATCCCGCCGAGGAGACGGCGTACTTCGCGCGAACGTACTGA
- a CDS encoding NfeD family protein codes for MVLQAIDAPTLLVIAGIILLMMEAMAPGANFIVLGVALLVAGLLGLAIGGVLGGPVSTLALAGMVLVTGAVALFIYREFDLYGGTEAGQTSNSDSLTGQTGYVTERVTKTDGQIKLEEGGFNPFYQARSMDQEIEEGTEVIVVDPGGGNVLTVDSFEHLDEDEIDRALARDRELGESDVEPEGGDEDEAEAVDSPPAESDSTETERATE; via the coding sequence ATGGTCTTGCAGGCTATCGACGCGCCGACGCTACTCGTGATCGCAGGGATCATCCTGCTTATGATGGAAGCGATGGCTCCCGGCGCGAACTTCATCGTCCTCGGCGTCGCCCTGCTGGTGGCGGGATTGCTGGGACTAGCTATCGGTGGCGTACTCGGGGGGCCCGTCTCGACGCTCGCCCTGGCCGGGATGGTGCTCGTGACCGGCGCTGTCGCCCTGTTTATTTATCGTGAGTTCGATCTCTATGGCGGTACGGAGGCGGGGCAGACGAGTAACTCGGACTCGCTTACCGGCCAAACTGGCTACGTCACCGAGCGAGTTACGAAAACTGACGGACAGATCAAACTCGAAGAAGGGGGGTTCAATCCCTTCTACCAGGCTCGCAGTATGGATCAGGAGATCGAGGAGGGAACGGAAGTGATCGTCGTGGATCCCGGCGGGGGCAACGTGCTCACCGTCGACTCGTTCGAGCATCTCGACGAAGACGAGATCGACCGGGCGCTCGCTCGCGACCGCGAACTCGGCGAGAGTGACGTCGAACCGGAAGGTGGCGATGAAGACGAAGCAGAAGCTGTCGACTCGCCTCCGGCAGAGTCCGATAGCACCGAAACCGAACGAGCGACAGAATGA
- a CDS encoding SPFH domain-containing protein, with product MAVTIALIGLGPTLLVGLVLLLAIVTVASMVEIVDAYEKRALTVFGEYRKLLQPGINFVPPFVSRTYAFDMRTQTLDVPRQEAITRDNSPVTADAVVYIKVMDAKKAFLEVDNYKKAVSNLAQTTLRAVLGDMELDDTLNKRQEINAKIRKELDEPTDEWGIRVESVEVREVNPSKDVQQAMEKQTSAERRRRAMILEAQGERRSAVEKAEGDKQSNIIRAQGEKQSQILEAQGDSISTVLRAKSAESMGERAIIDQGMETLEEIGKGESTTFVMPQELTSMIGRYGKHLSGSDVQQQTSALDSLDFDDDTAELLGLNDIEEILGEIDEEAEMDIEAMEEEAQKIKEGKAGTGIKSADEVIDEMDEEIEEGNVELEDEVQ from the coding sequence ATGGCAGTCACAATTGCCCTGATCGGACTTGGTCCAACCTTGCTGGTCGGACTCGTCCTGTTGCTCGCGATCGTAACGGTTGCAAGCATGGTCGAGATCGTCGATGCGTACGAAAAGCGTGCACTGACGGTCTTTGGCGAGTACCGAAAACTCCTCCAGCCCGGTATCAACTTCGTCCCGCCGTTCGTCTCGCGGACGTACGCGTTCGACATGCGTACACAGACGCTTGATGTCCCACGACAGGAGGCGATCACCCGTGACAACTCCCCGGTGACCGCCGACGCCGTCGTCTACATCAAGGTGATGGACGCCAAGAAGGCGTTCCTCGAAGTGGACAACTACAAGAAGGCCGTCTCGAACCTCGCCCAGACCACCCTCCGTGCCGTGCTGGGTGACATGGAACTCGACGACACGCTGAACAAACGCCAGGAGATCAACGCGAAGATCCGAAAGGAACTCGACGAACCCACCGACGAGTGGGGGATCCGCGTCGAGTCAGTCGAGGTCCGCGAGGTCAACCCCTCCAAGGACGTCCAGCAGGCAATGGAGAAACAGACATCCGCGGAACGGCGTCGCCGTGCGATGATTCTGGAAGCACAGGGTGAACGACGGAGCGCCGTCGAGAAGGCAGAAGGTGACAAGCAGTCCAACATCATCCGCGCGCAGGGTGAGAAACAGAGCCAGATCCTCGAAGCACAGGGTGACTCGATTTCGACCGTGCTTCGCGCGAAATCCGCCGAATCGATGGGCGAACGCGCTATTATCGATCAGGGGATGGAGACGTTAGAAGAGATCGGCAAGGGCGAATCGACGACCTTCGTCATGCCTCAGGAGCTCACATCCATGATCGGCCGCTACGGCAAACACCTCTCGGGGAGTGATGTCCAGCAGCAGACCAGCGCCCTCGACAGTCTGGACTTCGACGACGACACGGCCGAACTGCTCGGCCTGAACGACATCGAGGAGATCCTCGGCGAGATCGACGAGGAAGCCGAGATGGATATCGAAGCGATGGAAGAAGAGGCCCAGAAGATCAAGGAAGGCAAGGCAGGCACCGGCATCAAAAGCGCCGACGAAGTGATCGACGAAATGGACGAGGAGATCGAAGAAGGTAACGTCGAACTCGAAGACGAAGTGCAGTAA
- a CDS encoding winged helix-turn-helix transcriptional regulator: MPERPVDEGKRATLRRFAALGAASPLAGMAAGSEEDREGRSERRSAIAGYLSTTPGAHFSKIRDDLQLGTGEAQHHLRELVDSGRVETRRDGDYRRYFPANRFSTFEQVALGFLRRETPRGMIIELLRDPDATGSTLATALEVSQPTVSKYAKKLEEAGLLAREDGYAVVEPETVLTIVVRYADSFGPDAQALAADADELIRFDP; this comes from the coding sequence ATGCCAGAGCGTCCGGTCGACGAGGGCAAGCGCGCAACGTTGCGCCGATTCGCTGCACTTGGAGCGGCTAGCCCGCTCGCCGGGATGGCAGCGGGGTCCGAAGAAGACCGAGAGGGCCGAAGCGAGCGTCGGTCCGCGATAGCGGGCTACCTTTCAACGACACCGGGCGCTCACTTCTCGAAAATCCGTGACGACCTCCAGCTAGGTACTGGTGAAGCCCAGCACCATCTCCGCGAACTCGTCGATTCCGGACGTGTCGAGACCCGCCGTGACGGCGACTACAGGCGGTACTTCCCCGCCAACCGGTTTTCCACGTTCGAGCAGGTAGCACTGGGCTTTCTCCGGCGAGAAACGCCTCGGGGCATGATCATCGAACTGCTCCGCGATCCCGATGCGACAGGCAGTACGCTTGCCACAGCGCTCGAGGTATCACAGCCGACGGTGAGCAAGTATGCCAAAAAGCTGGAAGAAGCCGGACTGCTCGCACGCGAAGACGGCTATGCGGTCGTCGAACCCGAGACCGTACTGACTATTGTCGTTCGGTACGCCGACTCGTTTGGCCCGGATGCTCAGGCGCTGGCTGCCGATGCGGACGAACTGATCCGCTTCGATCCCTAG
- a CDS encoding DUF7123 family protein — protein MSTTAATTAADGLNLDLNEKQHRILAYLREKGATKTYFKSRNIGKALDMTAKEVGANMTAIQEGEADIDVEKWGYSSSTTWKVTV, from the coding sequence ATGAGCACGACCGCCGCGACGACTGCCGCCGACGGACTGAACCTCGACCTGAACGAGAAACAACACCGGATCCTCGCGTACCTCCGCGAGAAAGGAGCCACAAAAACCTACTTCAAGTCCCGGAACATCGGCAAAGCGCTGGATATGACGGCCAAAGAAGTCGGCGCAAACATGACCGCAATTCAGGAGGGGGAGGCGGATATCGACGTCGAGAAGTGGGGTTACTCGTCGAGTACGACCTGGAAAGTAACAGTCTAG
- the yjjX gene encoding inosine/xanthosine triphosphatase, with protein MNVGVGSTNPVKISAVEDAFSDLPGVQVEGIAVDSGVPEQPWGRAETIEGAENRARRALDAGHYDLGVGIEGGVEEIDEIPGVSLIMWAAVTDGDRLVRGGGPTLPLPGRVGERLQTGEELGPILDDELDRENVARQEGAAGVLTGDTISRQSALVHAVAGAIGPFVTDEYVR; from the coding sequence ATGAACGTCGGCGTCGGCAGTACGAATCCGGTCAAGATCAGCGCGGTCGAGGACGCGTTCTCGGATCTTCCGGGTGTCCAGGTCGAGGGGATTGCTGTCGACTCGGGCGTCCCCGAACAGCCCTGGGGTCGTGCGGAGACGATCGAGGGAGCGGAGAACCGTGCCCGACGTGCGCTCGATGCCGGACACTACGATCTCGGGGTCGGCATCGAGGGAGGCGTCGAGGAGATCGACGAGATACCCGGAGTTTCGTTGATCATGTGGGCTGCCGTGACCGACGGCGATCGGCTGGTTCGTGGCGGCGGGCCGACGCTCCCGCTCCCGGGACGTGTCGGTGAGCGACTCCAAACGGGCGAGGAACTGGGTCCGATTCTGGACGACGAACTCGATCGAGAGAACGTCGCCAGACAGGAAGGTGCGGCGGGCGTCCTGACTGGCGACACTATTTCGCGCCAGTCGGCACTGGTCCACGCAGTCGCGGGCGCGATCGGTCCGTTCGTCACCGACGAGTACGTGCGTTAG
- the aroC gene encoding chorismate synthase, translated as MNGNRFGRLFQVTTFGESHGEAMGVTISGCPAGLELSEDDIQGDLDRRKPGQSMISTSRGEPDAVSIKSGIQDGYTTGTPIGMVIQNKDARSGKYEPFITAPRPSHGDFTYSAKFGTRNWGGGGRSSARETVNWVAAGAVAKKLLANEGIELKAHVNQIGDIEAPEVSFEQMLEHSEDNDVRCADPDAAAEMQELIESYQEEGDSIGGSIYFEARGVPVGLGAPRFDSLSARLGQAMMSVPATTAFEFGLGTEAAEWTGKERNDDWTFDDEGTPVPVENDHGGIQGGISSGEPIYGEVTLHAPTSIPKTQQTADWETGELKDEKVIGRHDPVLPPRGVPVVEAMLALTLVDFMLLSGRINPDRVDDQPGEYDTDYHPSNPRNE; from the coding sequence ATGAACGGGAATCGGTTCGGTCGCCTCTTCCAGGTGACCACGTTCGGCGAAAGTCACGGCGAGGCGATGGGCGTCACTATCTCGGGCTGTCCCGCGGGGCTGGAACTCTCCGAGGACGACATTCAGGGCGATCTCGACCGGCGCAAACCCGGTCAGTCGATGATCTCGACGTCCAGGGGCGAACCCGACGCCGTCTCGATCAAAAGCGGGATTCAGGACGGCTATACCACCGGCACGCCCATCGGCATGGTCATCCAGAACAAGGACGCCCGGTCGGGCAAGTACGAACCCTTCATCACCGCGCCCCGTCCGTCTCACGGCGACTTTACCTACTCGGCGAAGTTCGGTACGCGAAACTGGGGCGGGGGCGGGCGTTCCTCGGCGCGAGAGACCGTGAACTGGGTCGCCGCCGGTGCGGTGGCAAAGAAACTGCTCGCGAACGAGGGAATCGAGCTCAAAGCTCACGTCAACCAGATCGGTGACATCGAAGCACCCGAAGTCTCCTTCGAGCAGATGCTCGAACACAGCGAGGACAACGACGTCCGCTGTGCTGATCCCGACGCCGCAGCGGAGATGCAGGAGTTAATCGAGAGCTACCAGGAGGAGGGCGACTCGATCGGGGGCTCGATCTACTTCGAGGCCCGCGGCGTTCCGGTCGGTCTCGGGGCGCCACGCTTTGACTCGCTGTCCGCACGGCTTGGACAGGCCATGATGTCGGTCCCCGCAACGACTGCTTTCGAGTTCGGCCTCGGTACCGAGGCCGCCGAGTGGACCGGCAAGGAGCGAAACGACGACTGGACGTTCGACGACGAGGGCACCCCCGTTCCGGTCGAAAATGACCACGGCGGGATTCAGGGTGGTATCTCCAGCGGCGAGCCGATCTACGGTGAGGTGACGCTTCACGCTCCAACCTCGATTCCGAAGACCCAGCAGACCGCCGACTGGGAAACGGGTGAACTCAAAGACGAGAAAGTGATCGGGCGACACGATCCCGTCCTGCCGCCACGGGGCGTCCCGGTCGTCGAGGCGATGCTGGCGCTGACGCTCGTGGACTTCATGTTGCTCTCCGGTCGGATCAACCCTGACCGTGTCGACGACCAGCCGGGCGAGTACGATACCGACTACCACCCGAGCAACCCGCGCAACGAGTGA
- a CDS encoding uracil-DNA glycosylase — MEQMDGTTVTACERCPELCDSRSRIVNGVGPEDADIVFVGEAPGATEDERGEPFVGRSGDVLDEALRDVGLARADVRITNCVRCRPPENRDPTDEELNNCRPYLDRELERIDPQIVVTLGKVPSEHVLGRSVGITSEAGRIEDVRIGGRSHRVLLSVHPAATLYDRSQRDTFEETIATAADLGGSGGSGGQARLGDY, encoded by the coding sequence ATGGAACAGATGGACGGCACCACGGTGACTGCCTGCGAACGCTGTCCCGAACTGTGTGACTCCCGTAGCCGGATAGTCAACGGCGTCGGCCCCGAAGATGCTGACATCGTCTTCGTCGGGGAAGCACCCGGTGCAACCGAGGACGAACGCGGCGAACCGTTCGTCGGCCGGAGCGGCGACGTACTCGACGAGGCGCTGCGAGACGTCGGACTTGCACGCGCGGACGTCAGGATCACGAACTGCGTGCGCTGTCGCCCGCCAGAGAACCGCGATCCGACCGACGAGGAACTGAACAACTGCAGGCCGTATCTGGACCGGGAACTCGAACGTATCGATCCACAGATCGTCGTCACGCTCGGGAAAGTCCCCAGCGAGCACGTTCTGGGGCGATCCGTGGGAATCACGTCGGAAGCCGGACGCATCGAGGACGTTCGGATCGGCGGGAGGTCACACCGCGTCCTGCTGTCGGTGCATCCCGCAGCCACGCTGTACGACCGGAGCCAGCGCGACACCTTCGAGGAGACCATCGCTACCGCGGCGGATCTCGGTGGTAGTGGTGGATCGGGTGGGCAGGCGCGACTCGGCGATTACTGA
- a CDS encoding DUF6757 family protein, whose translation MQCHYCDETASVAAESDGIKVGLCEDHFQERLEELAESDALDELRESVDVDHQE comes from the coding sequence ATGCAGTGCCACTACTGTGACGAGACCGCTTCCGTCGCCGCCGAGTCCGACGGTATCAAGGTCGGACTCTGCGAGGATCACTTCCAGGAGCGGCTCGAAGAGCTGGCCGAATCCGACGCGCTTGACGAGCTACGGGAAAGCGTCGACGTGGATCATCAGGAGTAG
- a CDS encoding PHP domain-containing protein, which produces MIYADLHAHTTRSDGSLTLDTLSAAAREAGVSVVAVTDHDRLHPDIEPPVDVIDNLTVVRGIELRVETPRGQRVDLLGYGARGTTELTTELDRIQRDRIGRGRAMVERCEDRLGVDLGLTVEEGFGRPHLARAIEAHPETGLSYEDAFDELIGNDGPCFVARDVTPFEEGRQLLDDACGLVGLAHPLRYAEPEAALALTADLDAVERFYPYGRPVDTAPVDRVIRDHDLIATGGTDAHEMELGRAGLDEDGYRPIATALGRTEG; this is translated from the coding sequence ATGATCTATGCGGATCTCCACGCCCACACGACGCGCTCGGACGGCTCGCTAACGCTTGACACGCTCTCTGCCGCCGCACGCGAAGCAGGCGTCTCCGTCGTCGCGGTCACCGATCACGACCGGCTCCACCCCGACATCGAGCCGCCGGTCGACGTCATCGACAATCTCACCGTCGTGAGGGGGATCGAGCTTCGCGTCGAGACGCCGCGCGGCCAGCGCGTCGACCTGCTGGGCTACGGTGCACGGGGGACCACCGAGCTAACTACGGAACTCGATCGGATCCAGCGCGACCGGATCGGGCGCGGGCGGGCGATGGTCGAGCGGTGTGAAGACCGACTCGGTGTGGATCTCGGTCTCACCGTCGAGGAAGGCTTTGGTCGGCCACACCTCGCGCGGGCGATCGAGGCACACCCGGAAACGGGGCTATCCTACGAGGATGCGTTCGACGAGTTGATCGGCAACGATGGGCCGTGTTTCGTCGCCCGGGACGTGACGCCGTTCGAAGAGGGACGGCAGCTTCTGGACGACGCGTGTGGGCTGGTTGGGCTGGCACATCCGCTGCGCTATGCCGAGCCCGAGGCGGCGCTGGCGTTGACAGCCGATCTCGACGCAGTGGAGCGGTTCTATCCGTACGGTCGCCCGGTTGATACTGCACCTGTCGACCGGGTGATCCGCGACCACGATCTGATCGCAACTGGGGGTACCGACGCGCACGAAATGGAACTCGGGCGAGCAGGACTCGACGAGGACGGGTACCGACCGATTGCCACAGCGCTCGGACGTACTGAGGGTTGA
- a CDS encoding nuclear transport factor 2 family protein: MADADATIRAFYAALDEHRYDDLTDLLVPGFTHYRPDRTFEGRDAFVSFMREDRPMTDTTHEIERVFTNGNGAAVQGQLLDSHGESLFRFADIHTVTDGRIESVRTYTQGHPERVES, encoded by the coding sequence ATGGCCGACGCCGACGCGACCATCCGCGCGTTCTACGCCGCCCTCGATGAGCACCGCTACGACGATCTCACCGACCTGCTCGTCCCCGGATTCACGCACTATCGACCCGATCGGACTTTCGAGGGTCGGGACGCGTTCGTCTCGTTCATGCGCGAGGACCGACCGATGACCGACACGACCCACGAGATAGAAAGGGTGTTTACGAACGGGAACGGAGCCGCCGTGCAGGGGCAACTGCTCGACTCGCACGGAGAGTCGCTCTTTCGGTTCGCGGATATCCACACCGTCACAGACGGGCGGATCGAGAGCGTCCGGACGTACACGCAGGGGCATCCGGAACGGGTCGAATCCTGA